Proteins encoded by one window of Emticicia oligotrophica DSM 17448:
- a CDS encoding T9SS type B sorting domain-containing protein gives MFAQDDLCTKAGVERGGFTFDGPSTACIGQEIKLRDNSGGTGVKYIFGYTPGLDINSTPSQTDTKYTFLAAGQYTVLQFGKKGGRDMYYCDVVYVRDNTQPKASYSTCNNQNVEVIIPKDDKINDYDYYNISWGDGGVPEVIAKNQLPYRKVRTLNLPRDIKIEGFFNGGTNCPSPGSITLPILTPSAFPSGYTQAFYPNINRLELLTAKTAKLEIKGSFQENGYDLFMTPQGTPYPTTPIQSNIKPGTMNITIPDTTKSYCFYIKRSISCGIEQSAEICTVVLNNVIPQESANIITWKEYPTEMTGISNNTSFGRYLNSSQKIQKKENGTLLPLINANGLGGTFQETVNCSKKYCYQVISDTQGQIYYNAFTGKSVSKQVCVDRKEIAATPITESLVTVKENNQVEININDNSPWTLQRKEYIFYRVENGGLTSINSGTLNKQFIDATIDASTQSFCYKVGFKDECGSTSTPSPSLCTINLKQTIGRDLEWTNNSPFGATAIDKFYVQFFDEQTNILNTETIKNANETTFSPNLDNFEVVAKYRIKATSSNGKESFSNIFSIPINVSIFLPDAFTPNGDGKNDELLVKGNTRRIINFEFQIFNRWGNPVFTTSNATESWDGKYQNVNAPIDNYSFKIYAKLDDGKELIKSGQFLLIR, from the coding sequence AGAGATAATTCAGGAGGAACAGGGGTAAAGTATATTTTTGGTTATACTCCTGGGTTGGATATTAACTCAACTCCTTCTCAAACTGACACTAAATATACCTTCCTTGCTGCAGGGCAATATACAGTTCTCCAATTTGGCAAAAAGGGTGGGAGAGATATGTACTATTGTGATGTGGTTTATGTGAGAGATAATACTCAACCGAAAGCATCATATTCAACTTGTAATAATCAAAACGTTGAGGTAATTATTCCCAAGGATGATAAAATCAATGATTATGATTACTATAATATCTCATGGGGAGACGGAGGTGTCCCTGAAGTAATTGCAAAAAATCAGCTTCCTTATAGAAAGGTGAGAACGCTAAATTTACCGCGAGATATTAAAATTGAAGGCTTTTTTAATGGTGGTACTAATTGCCCCTCCCCTGGTTCAATAACCTTACCGATTTTAACTCCAAGTGCTTTTCCTTCAGGCTACACACAAGCATTCTATCCTAACATAAATAGGCTTGAATTATTAACAGCAAAAACTGCAAAGTTAGAAATAAAGGGTAGTTTTCAAGAAAATGGATATGATTTATTCATGACTCCGCAGGGTACACCTTACCCTACAACACCTATACAAAGCAATATTAAACCAGGCACTATGAACATTACCATTCCAGATACAACAAAATCATATTGCTTTTATATAAAACGTTCTATTTCCTGTGGTATAGAGCAATCTGCTGAAATATGTACTGTTGTGCTCAATAATGTCATTCCTCAAGAAAGTGCTAATATAATCACCTGGAAAGAGTATCCTACTGAAATGACAGGAATTTCTAATAATACATCATTTGGAAGATATTTAAATTCCTCTCAAAAAATTCAAAAAAAAGAAAATGGCACTCTACTTCCACTAATTAATGCGAATGGACTAGGAGGAACCTTTCAGGAAACTGTTAATTGTTCAAAAAAATATTGTTATCAGGTTATTTCCGATACACAAGGTCAGATTTATTATAATGCTTTTACTGGAAAAAGCGTTTCAAAACAGGTTTGTGTAGATAGAAAAGAAATAGCAGCTACCCCTATCACGGAATCTTTAGTTACAGTAAAAGAAAATAATCAAGTTGAGATTAATATCAATGATAATAGCCCTTGGACCTTGCAACGTAAGGAGTATATTTTCTACAGAGTCGAAAATGGCGGTCTTACTTCTATTAATAGTGGTACTTTAAATAAGCAATTTATTGACGCTACTATTGACGCTTCAACTCAATCTTTTTGTTATAAGGTTGGCTTTAAAGACGAATGTGGTAGTACCTCTACCCCTTCACCAAGTTTATGTACAATTAATCTTAAGCAAACTATTGGCAGGGATTTAGAATGGACTAATAATTCTCCGTTTGGTGCGACCGCAATTGATAAATTTTATGTTCAGTTTTTTGACGAACAAACAAATATTCTTAATACCGAAACCATTAAGAATGCGAATGAAACAACTTTTTCTCCTAATTTAGATAACTTCGAAGTAGTGGCCAAATATAGAATCAAAGCCACTTCGTCAAATGGGAAAGAAAGTTTTTCAAATATTTTTTCAATCCCAATCAATGTTAGTATATTTTTACCTGATGCATTCACACCCAATGGAGATGGTAAAAATGATGAGTTATTAGTTAAAGGAAATACAAGAAGAATCATTAACTTTGAATTTCAAATTTTTAATCGATGGGGTAACCCTGTTTTTACAACAAGTAATGCTACAGAAAGTTGGGATGGTAAATATCAGAATGTAAACGCTCCCATTGATAACTATTCCTTTAAAATCTACGCAAAACTTGATGATGGAAAAGAGCTAATAAAGTCCGGACAATTTTTGCTAATAAGGTAA